Proteins encoded in a region of the Podospora pseudopauciseta strain CBS 411.78 chromosome 6, whole genome shotgun sequence genome:
- a CDS encoding hypothetical protein (COG:O; EggNog:ENOG503P3UZ; MEROPS:MER0005204), translated as MPIHDTLHEAVDCTGDFLSDLLRFLPLRTFTFSSTFATLTSQHKQFCLLFIFLLALVTAVAFTFPNLHSHSHSLFHDCWKSQLTEMPPSKAPTPRTSRNSRGLRNSPFVERTPVVRRSSRRSTKGTTPASTKVVDSFTELPEPATPTPVARSVNIQTPCPRPGLAASPNRTEPIEQVPTSQTTTSLGPVALEPIREEQSPRTPAAASPISAAPEQASTTPVSSYTPTGPSTHTPPAQRKVSPLQYRRIALIKGTPVKPVKKAGPVTPIYRPTRFLTRLVDRTPAPKPPPTPRSEGHETRRFAERREQEDDETEFAKGIYLAIRNDHRMRECWCPIPNIYNSKEEAEAGSGHLRFYISDTNGTKSLRVLQKKDDFNWHCHCAQEYHPVCFELLNKNGKRPAQGSELDLIAQNSGLKNSESVKKVVSTPSEPTGEGEKTEQESRWSMWSQARGLFGSVTTMINPITNLIGKLVGAVRGNHYETVDVRRTNEQDGTIVVKRFKRQLGGAEEDEVDGLDWVKNPTEYIGAERLERLAGDFVGQATLVQEGKIVTGLTIKDIMQEQLAGQGVIGISVAIFKYQEMLFGPVTAEWTEVERAERFTEAVKRYIRNLLSTIEMMRNIYSPDNFEILKQEFPKPRSGLGLGNNEFRLAARKAGEFLLFFQSLVDLIPMDLDMVKTVGQVIVDFDAVGKKELVPSLVAVAAAPVGTMPGLFPDEKPSVMEEVPIKELDIQPLYEYRYPSPDPSESDSTPGEPGDYRLIAKPRGILKASKTWSVPPTPKYVPTPQKSRRLVFESPISRFIAPSHIPSRVMTAREAELIVEAERKAELLGDEHSLKVLEATMTTNSRHNASQDQFRWSARGPELEKDDKEMGLSRYYQKYGKFLDDAREDLEQRSERRKRKLEQEERSIYRMTPLKREIRIPRPPQFTTAERRRRAAEAAASMPSPEPDSSISFSPWYKRFTGRGYREEPIEDDDEGGYVMAKPARTKPAQTSRFQGVESDDEGNVVTPESSPKKVQPATPARVLDLLSSPTTTKVKVKPRFNHQDGKLVVDLTSSPTGSAQRVVNPNVQVQVITERVTRTSSREATKTLFGSDPDSDPEDAALIASRAEEERAELARKKKEEEEKLRQRYLNQEKEAAARKAREEEAKRKAAEVEKDKKAKEAQKVAERIKRVEEMRLRAPLRPLHRPVSELWEAAVSELGNQPADQVMAKFPNGRVEGQLTRFDLYERLTRQGPDGEDVWLNDQVIMAALRHMVLTVDKKMGGTKERPRVACLDSYFWKMLVVDKKGVDPMMRAAKRQAGLTPENFYECAFVLVPICENSHWTLGVIRPDLKVVYHLDSLGPGGGEKAKKLLGIAALISGGKWKRDEWEDVSEFIRSPRQRNGNDCGVCTITNAECVLNGIVPAEAWLAREMGQLKRRWIAAMLMNGGYEGEFSLEGI; from the coding sequence ATGCCCATCCACGACACCTTGCACGAGGCAGTCGACTGCACAGGCGACTTCCTCTCTGACTTGCTGCGCTTCCTGCCCCTCCGAACGTTTACCTTTTCTTCGACTTTTGCAACTTTAACTTCGCAGCACAAACAGTTTTGCCTGCTGTTTATTTTCCTGCTTGCGCTTGTCACTGCTGTGGCTTTCACCTTCCCCAACTTACATTCACACTCTCACTCTCTTTTCCACGACTGCTGGAAATCACAACTAACAGAAATGCCACCGAGCAAAGCTCCCACCCCGCGGACGTCGCGCAATAGTCGCGGCCTGCGAAACAGTCCCTTCGTCGAAAGGACTCCCGTCGTCAGACGATCGTCGAGACGCTCCACCAAAGGCACCACTCCTGCCAGCACCAAAGTCGTCGACAGTTTCACCGAGCTCCCCGAGCCGGCGACTCCGACTCCGGTCGCTCGATCTGTGAATATCCAGACCCCTTGTCCTCGACCTGGGCTCGCCGCATCCCCCAATCGTACCGAGCCTATTGAGCAGGTCCCTACCTCTCAAACAACTACCTCTCTCGGACCCGTCGCCCTCGAGCCTATTCGAGAAGAGCAGTCGCCAAGGACACCAGCCGCTGCCTCTCCGATCAGCGCTGCCCCAGAGCAAGCGTCTACCACACCTGTCTCGTCATATACACCGACAGGCCCCAGCACTCATACCCCGCCTGCCCAGCGGAAGGTCTCGCCTCTCCAGTACCGGCGTATTGCCTTGATAAAAGGAACCCCCGTCAAGCCTGTCAAGAAGGCTGGCCCAGTAACACCCATCTACCGTCCAACGAGATTCCTCACAAGACTGGTCGACCGAACACCTGCCCCGAAACCTCCTCCTACCCCTCGGAGTGAAGGTCATGAAACCCGTCGGTTTGCAGAGCGCCGAGAACAAGAGGACGATGAGACCGAGTTTGCCAAGGGCATCTATCTGGCCATCCGCAACGATCACCGCATGAGAGAGTGCTGGTGTCCAATACCCAACATTTACAACTCGaaagaagaagccgaggCGGGATCGGGTCACCTTCGATTTTACATTAGTGACACAAACGGCACCAAGTCCCTGCGTGTCCTCCAGAAGAAGGACGACTTCAACTGGCACTGCCACTGCGCCCAGGAGTACCACCCCGTGTGTTTCGAGCTCCTGAACAAGAACGGGAAGCGGCCGGCTCAAGGTTCCGAGCTGGACTTGATTGCGCAGAATTCGGGCCTCAAAAATAGCGAGAGCGTTAAGAAGGTTGTCAGCACACCGAGCGAGCCCacaggagagggggagaagacaGAGCAAGAGAGTCGTTGGTCCATGTGGTCGCAAGCCCGTGGTCTTTTCGGTTCGGTAACCACCATGATCAACCCGATTACCAACTTGATCGGCAAGCTTGTCGGCGCCGTGCGCGGTAACCACTATGAGACTGTCGATGTGCGCCGCACCAACGAGCAAGATGGCACAATTGTTGTCAAGAGATTCAAGCGCCAGCTGGGCggagctgaggaggatgaagtcGACGGCCTGGATTGGGTCAAGAACCCCACCGAGTACATCGGCGCTGAGAGACTCGAAAGACTTGCCGGCGATTTTGTCGGTCAAGCAACACTTGTTCAGGAAGGCAAGATTGTCACCGGTCTTACGATCAAGGACATCATGCAAGAGCAGCTTGCTGGCCAGGGCGTCATCGGCATCAGTGTTGCGATCTTCAAGTACCAAGAGATGCTTTTCGGCCCTGTGACTGCCGAATGGACCGAGGTGGAGAGAGCCGAGAGGTTTACGGAGGCGGTTAAGAGGTACATCCGTAACCTGCTGAGCACCATCGAGATGATGAGAAACATTTACAGCCCGGACAACTTTGAGATTTTGAAGCAAGAGTTCCCCAAGCCCAGGTCTGGTTTGGGACTGGGCAACAACGAGTTCAGGCTTGCGGCGAGAAAAGCCGGGGAGTTTTTGCTGTTCTTCCAGTCTCTGGTCGACCTCATTCCCATGGACCTGGACATGGTCAAGACGGTTGGGCAGGTGATTGTCGATTTCGATGCCGTGGGCAAGAAGGAGTTGGTTCCGAGCTTGGTTGCCGTCGCCGCAGCCCCGGTTGGGACCATGCCTGGACTTTTCCCAGACGAGAAGCCTTCTGTCATGGAGGAGGTCCCCATCAAGGAGTTGGACATTCAGCCTCTGTATGAGTACAGATACCCGTCACCCGACCCCTCCGAATCGGACAGCACACCGGGCGAGCCGGGCGACTACCGTCTGATTGCCAAACCGAGGGGCATCTTGAAGGCTTCCAAGACATGGAGTGTTCCTCCCACGCCTAAGTATGTCCCCACGCCACAAAAGAGCCGCAGGCTGGTGTTTGAGAGCCCAATCTCGAGGTTCATTGCGCCCTCACATATACCCTCCAGGGTCATGACTGCCAGAGAAGCCGAGCTGATAGTAGAGGCTGAGCGCAAGGCAGAGCTTTTAGGTGATGAGCACTCCCTCAAGGTGCTGGAGGCCACCATGACAACAAATTCGAGGCACAATGCCTCGCAAGACCAGTTCCGATGGAGCGCCCGCGGGCCTGAACTGGAGAAGGACGACAAAGAGATGGGTCTGTCCCGTTATTATCAAAAGTATGGCAAGTTCCTCGACGATGCGAGGGAGGATCTCGAGCAACGCAGtgagaggaggaaaaggaagctggagcaggaggagaggtccATTTACAGGATGACTCCCCTGAAGCGAGAGATTCGCATCCCCCGGCCGCCGCAGTTTACGACTGCCGAGAGGAGGCGCAgagcggcggaggcggcggcgtcaATGCCCTCTCCCGAGCCGGACAGCTCTATCTCTTTCAGCCCGTGGTACAAGCGGTTTACCGGCAGGGGATATCGTGAAGAGCCGAtagaagatgatgatgaggggggttATGTTATGGCCAAGCCTGCCCGCACCAAGCCTGCCCAGACCTCGCGGTTTCAGGGGGTGGAATCGGACGACGAGGGCAACGTGGTCACGCCGGAGTCTAGCCCGAAGAAGGTGCAGCCGGCTACTCCAGCGCGTGTCCTCGACCTGCTTTCTTCGCCAACTACCACCAAGGTGAAGGTGAAGCCGCGATTCAATCATCAGGATGGCAAGCTAGTCGTCGACTTGACGAGTTCGCCAACGGGCAGTGCACAGCGGGTCGTCAACCCCAACGTTCAGGTACAGGTTATCACCGAGCGCGTCACCAGGACCAGCTCGAGAGAAGCCACAAAAACCCTGTTTGGCTCAGATCCTGACTCGGATCCTGAGGATGCCGCCCTCATAGCGTCAAGAGCGGAAGAAGAGCGTGCCGAGCTTGCTCgtaaaaagaaggaggaggaggagaagcttcGGCAGAGGTATTTGAATCAAGAGAAGGAAGCcgcggcgaggaaggcgagggaggaggaagcgaAAAGGAAAGCTgccgaggtggagaaggACAAAAAGGCAAAGGAGGCGCAAAAGGTTGCCGAGAGGAtcaagagggtggaggagatgaggcTGAGGGCTCCTCTCAGGCCTCTGCACAGACCGGTGTCGGAGCTgtgggaggcggcggtgagCGAGCTCGGCAACCAGCCGGCGGATCAGGTGATGGCCAAGTTTCCCAACGGCCGGGTAGAGGGACAGCTGACGAGGTTCGATCTTTATGAGCGGCTCACGCGGCAAGGTCCCGACGGGGAAGACGTCTGGCTCAACGACCAGGTCATCATGGCGGCACTGAGGCACATGGTGCTGACGGTGGACAAGAAGATGGGCGGGACCAAGGAGCGGCCCAGGGTGGCGTGCCTGGACAGTTACTTTTGGAAGATGCTCGTCGTGGACAAGAAGGGGGTGGATCCCATGATGCGGGCGGCGAAGCGGCAGGCGGGGCTGACGCCCGAGAACTTTTACGAGTGCGCGTTCGTGCTGGTGCCGATTTGCGAGAATAGTCACTGGACGCTGGGTGTGATTAGGCCGGATTTGAAGGTGGTGTATCACCTTGACTCGCTGGGGCCGGGGGGCggggagaaggcgaagaagctgCTGGGGATTGCGGCGTTGATTTCGGGGGGGAAGTGGAAGAGGGACGAGTGGGAGGATGTGAGCGAGTTTATTCGGAGCCCGAGGCAGAGGAACGGGAATGACTGCGGGGTGTGCACGATTACGAATGCGGAATGTGTGCTGAATGGGATCGTGCCGGCGGAGGCgtggttggcgagggagatggggcagttgaagaggaggtggattgCGGCCATGTTGATGAATGGGGGGTATGAGGGGGAGTTTAGTTTGGAGGGGATTtag
- a CDS encoding hypothetical protein (COG:S; EggNog:ENOG503P23R) yields MTRSRLRPHSPTLLSPVHSPKELTPRPSAVFRGGDGDSIMSTSRPSSVALMPPSAPTNPTSPPSLRDILTDTALPPYTLGAFTAFLSQNHCLETLEFTLQAERYRTAYANIVGTGERPPSIGDGSEHICLLWQKLMHTFIQPCGIREVNLPARVRDRLLSLPCVPIPPNPSELDEAVKIVYELMNDSVLGPFLASVAPHEEEHRHEHDPRLFRSRLRIPRETSSSSEHDSIRSPKSAFLPMLNLAWSSEPKSSASSSSDPMEQGGLSDDSGNVPSPSANEPMTPPTTPPTSDWAFANTSPGSLQRAISAHNSGWKKMGAKLGLSRRGRAKQVVSIPQDPATSSHQHAPAGKTMTGFDEKVHSISSTLRSSVEWEEPHPGKRFPVPATGNVSQGVGIPQQCSGLHKNGMAAKGFVPYPTRGWNMGTKRRFLRPRVRVKIPVNPQDSSIKSNMCCRPQSTTSGAAPVITSAASPQVPSMDCVATNSTRTVSPMYGCCGTDSKDAIKLKDESMESTPDSTLSSKHSSMRLSMTDFSHYLSPAGPTDESDRSSCLSFDPDRSPSLSPDEDPYGWEAELNKKTAAPGVMACCSNLEFRRAQGGKRSLLQKVLSLGPRELARPSMH; encoded by the exons ATGACCCGCTCCCGGTTACGACCACATTCACCAACACTGCTTTCGCCAGTACATTCACCCAAGGAACTGACACCAAGACCGTCGGCCGTCTTCAGAGGCGGTGACGGAGACTCCATCATGTCAACCTCGCGACCCTCCAGCGTGGCTCTTATGCCACCATCAGCACCCACAAACCCgacctctccaccatcgcTGAGAGACATCCTGACCGATACCGCTCTACCACCCTACACGCTTGGCGCCTTTACCGCTTTTCTGTCGCAGAACCACTGCCTCGAGACGCTCGAGTTCACACTGCAGGCCGAACGCTACAGGACGGCGTACGCTAACATTGTAGGGACCGGGGAAAGGCCGCCGAGCATCGGAGATGGCAGCGAGCACATTTGCCTGCTCTGGCAGAAGCTGATGCACACCTTCATCCAGCCTTGTGGAATCCGCGAAGTCAACCTTCCCGCCCGCGTACGCGATCGGTTGCTGTCACTTCCCTGTGTGCCCATCCCACCGAACCCATCCGAACTGGACGAGGCTGTCAAGATTGTGTACGAGCTCATGAACGACTCGGTGCTGGGCCCCTTCTTGGCGTCGGTGGCGCCGCATGAAGAGGAGCACCGCCATGAGCATGATCCCAGGCTGTTTCGGTCACGCCTGCGAATCCCAAGAGAGACGTCGTCCTCCAGCGAACACGACTCAATTCGGTCACCCAAGTCGGCTTTTCTGCCCATGCTCAACCTCGCCTGGTCTAGCGAGCCCAAAAGCTCCGCGTCGTCATCCAGCGACCCGATGGAGCAGGGTGGACTAAGCGATGACAGTGGAAACGTGCCCTCGCCGTCCGCGAACGAGCCGatgacaccacccaccacaccgCCCACCTCAGACTGGGCCTTCGCCAACACGTCCCCCGGCAGCCTTCAGCGGGCCATTAGCGCACACAACAGCGgctggaagaagatgggggCGAAGCTTGGACTGAGCCGCAGAGGCCGCGCCAAGC AGGTCGTGTCGATCCCACAGGACCCCGCTACATCCTCCCACCAACATGCCCCAGCAGGCAAGACAATGACGGGTTTCGACGAAAAGGTTCACTCCATTTCATCGACCCTGCGCTCGTCGGTCGAGTGGGAGGAGCCGCACCCAGGGAAGCGCTTTCCGGTTCCCGCGACGGGGAACGTGAGCCAGGGTGTTGGTATTCCTCAGCAATGTAGCGGGCTTCACAAGAACGGCATGGCCGCAAAAGGTTTTGTCCCATATCCGACGCGCGGATGGAATATGGGCACCAAGAGGCGCTTCTTGCGCCCCCGAGTTCGGGTCAAGATCCCCGTGAACCCCCAAGACAGCTCGATCAAGAGCAACATGTGCTGCAGACCTCAGAGCACCACATCCGGCGCCGCACCCGTGATTACATCGGCTGCCTCTCCCCAAGTGCCATCAATGGACTGCGTTGCCACCAACAGCACGCGGACAGTGAGCCCCATGTACGGCTGTTGCGGCACGGATAGCAAGGATGCCATCAAGTTGAAGGACGAATCCATGGAAAGCACTCCCGATAGCACCTTGTCCTCAAAGCACTCGTCCATGCGACTCTCGATGACGGACTTTTCCCACTACCTGTCACCGGCAGGCCCCACTGATGAATCCGACCGCAGCTCCTGCCTGTCTTTTGATCCCGACCGCTCCCCCAGCCTCTCGCCTGATGAGGATCCTTATGGATGGGAAGCCGAGCTGAACAAGAAGACGGCGGCCCCCGGTGTCATGGCTTGCTGCTCTAACCTAGAGTTTCGCCGGGCGCAGGGTGGCAAGCGGAGTCTTTTGCAAAAGGTTCTCAGTCTGGGTCCTCGGGAACTTGCCCGTCCATCGATGCATTGA